The Candidatus Bealeia paramacronuclearis DNA segment CAGGACCACTCAATTGAAGGGCAGGGGACCCGGGTGGTAATGCGCTCATGGGATTGGAAGAACTTCCTCCAGTTCCAGCTCCTGCAAGGGCGAATTGAGCATCTTGAGAGGCTACTGAGGCCGCTCCCACCTGATTCAAAAGGCGCGTAATAATGGGTCGTACGACAAAGAGAAGACCCAGCAAAGCAATTAAAGACAGCACAATGCTTTCGATCATGCGGATAATTTCAAACCGAGTAAAGCCCATGAAAAGATCTGATCCAGTTTCTTGCGCCCCGGGTTCTTCAGGGGCAAAACGCATATTCACAACCTCAACGGTATCTCCTCGTTTGTCATCAAATCCAATGGCGGATTTGACCAGTTTTGTGAGTTGATCCATTTCTTCTTTGGGACGTGCAGCATAAGCTTCTTTTCCATCTCCCCCTTTTGTGTAAACGCCATCAACCAAAACTGCGACTGAGATTTTTTTCACACCACCAGATTCTTTAATGTGTGTTTTGAGGGTTTTGGAGATTTCATAGTTGATAGTTTCTTCTGTGCGTTTGGAGTCATTTGTGTTTTTGCCTCCACCTCCGCCTGCCGCAGCTTGAGCATTGGGTACATTATTTTGGGAAGTGGCGCCTGCTGATGAAGCCGATTCAGATGCATTGGCCGATTCTTCTGCTGTTTGCGTAGATCTGACGACTTGCCCATCGGGATCATAGGTTTCTGAATTTTCGGTCAGGCGGTCCATATCCAAATCAGCACTGACTTCAGCTCTGACTTTTCCAGGGCCCACAGATCTTTCGAGTAAAGTCTCAAGCATTTTAGAAACGCGGGATTCGTAGTTGAGTTTGGCTTCCTCCAGATTGGCCGCCATGGCCGATTCTCCATCAGATCCTTTTGCAAGCAGCGTTCCTCTTTCATCAATAATAGAGATGTTTTCAACGGCAAGGCCGGGGACGGCTGCTGCAACCAAATGTTGAATACCCTGAACTTGACCGGGGGCAAGGCGCCCCGCACCCCTCATTTTAATAATTACAGAAGCACTGGTTTTTTGGGCCTCTCGCGCAAAAAGTTCTTTTTTCGGCAAGACGAGATGAACGCGCGCTGAGGAAACGCCATTGATAGAGCGAATGCTTCGGGATAGTTCTCCCTCAAGAGCTCTTAAGCGATTGAGGTCTTGAACAAAGCTTGTAGATCCGAGCACATCTGTTCTATCAAAAAGTTCATATCCGATGGACCCTCCCATAGGAAGTCCAGCTTCAGCCATCGCCATGCGGAGACGTGCCACTTGTTCGGAGGGCACAAAAATCTGAGATCCCCCTCCCTCAAGTTTATAAGTGACTCCCATATCATCAAGACGGGAGACGATTTGAGATCCATCAGCAGGATCAATGTCAGCAAAAAGCAACCCATAATCAGGTTCGCTTAATCTTGCTGTGATCATAAAGAAAAATCCGACCATGGCGGCCAAAACCGAACCCATAATCGCAAGGCGTATTAATCCAAAACCTTTGAGTGTTTCTACGAGCGCATTCACAGCTGCACCCTTCCCCTGTTGAGTATTTATTGAGGCTGCGTGCCCCTCATGTCATCCTGAAATAAATTCAGTATGACGATGAAAAAACACAACATTCTCATTTTTTATTCATCTTGAGAAAAATGAACGAAAACTGCAACTAAAAAAATGAGGGAAGGACAAAGCCTTCCCTCATTTTCTTAAAACTATGATGAACGGGCCACACTCAATAAAGCTTTGTCCGCATCAAATTGCATTCTTAGCGCTTCAGAGTTCATTTGAACGCCCAACTGAGCGGTCACCAAACTCATAAGTTGTTGTGCCTGGTCAATGTTAGATCCTTGAATTGTTCCAAATTCAACTGCGCCAATGCCATTAGTTTGGGCCTCCACTAAAATGGGGGAACCGGATTGAATGTTTGCTGTAAAAACTCCACCCCCTCGTGTGAGTTGGTTGTTATTAAATTTTGCAAAAGGAATTTTCCCTACATAAATTTGAGCGCCATTTGTGAACTCTGCAATGATGTATCCTTGGTTATCAATTGAGACGTTATTAAAGTTGCCATAAGGAACGCCATCCGTATTGGGTTTGTTGGCGGCATAGGAATTTCCATACTGAGTGAGACCACCGGGAGTATTGACCGGCCCCATGCCAATAGTGATGCCGCTATCTGCAGGAACGGTGGTTGTAGGTGTCCATTGAATATACATATTTGGCATTGAAGGACCATTGACAACACCATTGTACGTATATCCAGTTACAAGCCCGTTTGCATTAAAGTTTACAACTACACTATAGGCGTTCCCGGCATTTGCTATAGGGTTGGCGTTTGTCCCCAAATTTATTGCTTGTGCGTCTGGGCATGTTGATGTGACCGTCCATTGATTTGCCGCAGTTTTGGTCCACACAAGTGAGACGGTGTGTTGATTTCCCTGTGAGTCAATAACAGATGTTGGTGTTTTTTGGACAGATCCTGCAGCTTGGTCGATAGCCGCATTACCTGTAGCTATAGGTGCATTAGCGGGCAAGTTCAAAATATAATCTGCCTTTGTCGTAGCACTGGCTGTAGTGGCTACTTTGTCCGCTTGAATAGGAGAAAGCTGAGAGAGATCGTACTTGTTTTGAACTTTTGTTGTATCGATATCGCCATTGGCTAAAGTCGGCCATCCTAAAACAGGATATTCATTATTTCCAATTTGAGTGACGTATTCACCCAAGTTATTGATTGTGCCACGTACGGAAGGGACATACGCAATGGCTCCGTTGTATTTAACAGCAACCCAGGCGCCACCATCTTGGATCGTAAAATCCAGGTTATTGCCTGTACTGTTAATTGTGCCCTGGCTGGTATCCATCATTTGAGTTGTTTTAACACCGCTATTGCCTGTAGCGCCTGTTACGGATTCTGTTTGAAGTAAGTTCATCCCAAAGACGTTGTCAGCATTTTGAGTGGCAAGGTTTCCAGCAGAAGCCCCCATCACATTTTGGTTGGCATTAATACCTTGTATTGAAGATTGTTTCGTCATTTAAAATCTCCTTTATGGTTGTTCTGTTAGCATTGAAATGGCACGTGTCGCCCGATAGTCTGAAAGTGGAACAGACAGGCCATTCCCCAAATTCAACATGGGGGACTTGTCTTTCATTTCACCCCACTGTACTTTGCCTGAGACCAATGTCTCTCCCTGGATTTCTTGGTTTTCAGCATCCCAGGCTTTGACTCTGAAGGTGTATTTTCCACCGGGTAAAGGCACGCCTTTTTGTCCGAGGCCTTCAAATGGAATTTCATGTCGCCCTGAGGTCAGATGCCCTTTTGGACCGTCTAAGTTCATGGCACCCACAATGCGTCCCTCTTCGTTTGACATCACAAGAGTTGCTTTTTCAACATTTTGAGGAAGCTCATACATTAGATTTTGGGAGCGGTTTTTGAGATCAAATCTACCGAGTTTTTGGGATTGGGCAACTCCTGAAACGTTTTCCGTTTCAAGGACGTACTTATAATTTCCTTCGGGAAGTTTTGCGCCATTTGAATTAAAGCCATCAAATGTAATGTCGTGTTTTCCTGGTGTGGATTCACCAATGTAAGTTTTGACATGGTCATTTTTATCGTTAAAAACATGAATCATTGCGACTTTTGTGCCTTCTGGAATTTCATAAGCCATTTTAGGTAAATCGGGGAGAACAAACTGGTTCCCTTTGGCCACAATTTCTTGACCTTTGAAATTATTGGCTTGAACACCCATCATCATGTCCATTTTTTCAATAACTTTATCCATTTTCTCTAATTGAGCTGTTTGGTTTTTTGTAGAGTTCATTTGGAAGAAAGTTGCTGACATATCCTTAGGTTTTTGAGGATTCATCGGATTTTGATTCATCATTTGCTTGATCATGAGTTGAAATCCAATATTTTCCATATCGAGTTTCTTGCCCTCGCGTTTCTTCTTTTTGGCGTCCAAGGGGACAGCGCTCTTGGAAATAGCTTGAGTAGTTGCCATTATTTATCTCTCCTTAAATAACCGCATCATAACTGCGTCCGAAGACGCCAACGTTATAGCGCATACTGGGGATTTTGAGGGGTTGTCCATCCGTTCCTTCCTCCAACGAGAAAGAAGATCCATAGGTTTTCTCAAGACGCGCATATTGGGCATCTTGGGAGGGTCTTTCTTGGAATTGGAAGTTTTGTGAGGAGGCATTAAAGCCTTGGTCTCTTAACATTTGAGCAAGTTTATCCGCATCATTCCGGGCAAAGTTGAGGGCTTGTTGATCTGCCTTAAAGACAGCATTTACCTTGTCGCCATCCATATGCAATTCGATGTCCATCCGACCCAATTCACGAGGATCAAGGACGATGGAAATTTTTTGATCTCCCTTTTGCTTGAGCATTGGAAAATCAAGCCGTGTAAAAATTTGATCCATAACCTGGGGTTTGGAAAGGGTAGGGGAGGGATCAGCTTTTAGTGTTCCCGTGAAAGTGGTATCTCCTTCGTGAGCCTGAACAGAAATGGAATCTTGTTGAGCCGCTGTCTTTCCAATGTCTTTATCTTGAACGGATTTAAATTCCGAGAGAAATGGCGCTGTTTTATCATTTTTTTGAATATGTTGAGATGAATCTTGTGTTGAAGATGTTGCGACATCTGAGGAGTTTTTGGAATTCTCCTCTAGATTGGTATTTTGTGTGGGTGGAAATTCCGATTCTCTTACGACGCCTTCAATGCCTTCTTGATTTTCATTGGGTGTTAATGTTGGATTGTTTTTGACGATTTTTTGTACTTCTGGTGCAAGAAAATCGAGTGAATTTTTGTCTATAAGAGCTTCCTCCGAAGAAGCAATTTGATTTGACCTATCATCGTTTTTGTCTTGTGGAATAAACTTTTCCAATTTCTTTGAGAGGATTTCATCAACACGTTTTACTTCGCCCGAAATCCCTTTGAAAATTGTGGACTGTGATTCTGGGTTTATTTCGAGATTTTCAAGATTTAACTCTTCGGGCATCAATGAATTGGCTTGTTCTTGTGTTAGAAGAATTTGCTGATATGATGAAGATTCAGGTATATCTTCAAAATAAATGTTAATGTTTTGCTGATAGGGAAGAGGCGTAGGCATGGCTGCAAATACCAAGCCTTCCTGTCCTTCAATTATAGATTTTTTGGTCTCGCTAAAATGGTCGAGAAAATTCAAACCTTCCCCATCCTGAGAATTCTCAAAGGTCTCGCCTTTTGCCCCAGACGCCTGTTGATTTTGCCCCATTAAGGCTTGGGCAAGATTAATGATTTCAAGCATATTTTAAATTCTCCCATTGCATATGCTTGAGGTCAATGCAAGGGGTGTGCCAGTTTTAGGAGGCTACAAGAAACATACGATTAGTACGTAATTAGGGCTAAATTTTCTCACAATTTTGGTAAGTGACAACCGTAATTGCGCAAATTTTTATTCCAGGATGACCAGCTTGTCTTCCAAAGCCTTGAGGAGGGAGTCAATCTTTCCACCCCCTTGTTGAATCACGGCGGAGTATTCAGAGCGCTGTGTAATGCTCATACTAATTCCATCCAAAAGAACATCATAAATACGGAGTTCTCCGTTTTTCTCAAAAAGTTTCCAATCCACACGAATGGGCTGTCCTTGCTCTGGGGTGATTTCTGAGATGACCGTAATGCCACCATCTGACTCTTTTCGGGATCCTGTGACCTCAAATTTTTGGCTCGTGTATTCTTGGAAGCGCGTTGCATAGCTGTTGACAATTCCATCTGTAAAAAGCTGGAGAAATTTTTCCTTTTGCTCAGGAGTTGCTTGTTTCCAATAGCGTCCGAGCACAAATTTTCCAATGGATTTAACATTAAATTTTGTTTCAAAAATGTCCCGGAAGACTTTTGCACGTTGAGGTGTATCAATCATTTTATTCGTTAAAAGTGTAATTACCTGATCTCCAATTTCTTGGATGAAGGCTTCAGGGGTGGCGTGAGTCTGCTCGGCTTTGGCTAAAAAAGGTGTGGTTACGAGCATAAGTACGGTTAGAAGAAAGCGAAATTTCACGAAATATTACTCCTCATCATCGGGGGTGGGTGTGTCTAGAAGTTCGTCTTGATACCCTTCAATCACACGCTTCCGGCGCTCAAAATACCAAGTGCGAATGGCGGCATAATAATCAACAGAATTGGCTTTTAAATCTTCAAGCAAGGGTTCAACATCGGCGCGGGCTTCAAGAACATTAGACCCTCCATAAATGGGGGCGAGGGGGGCTTCCAAAGTCCAAGTCAGGGGATTCATCGCGGCATCTCCAACACGACCTACAGCTTCTCTTGCTGTTGAGGGGCCTAAGATGGGAATCACAAAATAAAAGCCTTCACCAATCCCCCAACGTGCAAATGTTTGGCCTAAATCTTTTTTCTGATAAGGGAATCCCCAGTCTTCTGCGACTTCAAATAGGCCTCCCACACCAACCGTGGCATTAATTACAAGGCGGGAGATTGTGATCCCCGCATCCTCAAAATCCCCTTGCAAAAGATCGTTTCCAAATACAACGGGATGCATCAATGTTGTTAACACATTACGAATGCGTGTCTTCATAAAATCAGGGACGGCGCCATTATACATTTTTGAAAGAGGCTGTAAGAAAAGTCCGTCAATTAGATCATTTGTAAAAAACATGATACGATTAAAGGGTTCAATGGGATCCCTGGGGTCTGAAGAAGAGCTCGTAAAAACAGGATACGGGTTGCGCGGCTCATTGGAATGGGTGGGTTGGGAAACCGTTCCGTTTTCATAATACCATTGCGAGACTTCGGCTTTTCCAGCCGGAGAAATCAGGAGGAAAATTGATAAGAAAAGTGTAGATAGTCCTTTTTTGTGAGAATAAGGGCCGTCATGCTGAGCTTCTTTCATCATCTTGCTAAAAGGTACTGAAATGAATTTAGCATGGCCATTTTTTGAATGTGTCTTCATTTTACAAATAACTCGTTTCCTAAA contains these protein-coding regions:
- the fliF gene encoding flagellar basal-body MS-ring/collar protein FliF; amino-acid sequence: MNALVETLKGFGLIRLAIMGSVLAAMVGFFFMITARLSEPDYGLLFADIDPADGSQIVSRLDDMGVTYKLEGGGSQIFVPSEQVARLRMAMAEAGLPMGGSIGYELFDRTDVLGSTSFVQDLNRLRALEGELSRSIRSINGVSSARVHLVLPKKELFAREAQKTSASVIIKMRGAGRLAPGQVQGIQHLVAAAVPGLAVENISIIDERGTLLAKGSDGESAMAANLEEAKLNYESRVSKMLETLLERSVGPGKVRAEVSADLDMDRLTENSETYDPDGQVVRSTQTAEESANASESASSAGATSQNNVPNAQAAAGGGGGKNTNDSKRTEETINYEISKTLKTHIKESGGVKKISVAVLVDGVYTKGGDGKEAYAARPKEEMDQLTKLVKSAIGFDDKRGDTVEVVNMRFAPEEPGAQETGSDLFMGFTRFEIIRMIESIVLSLIALLGLLFVVRPIITRLLNQVGAASVASQDAQFALAGAGTGGSSSNPMSALPPGSPALQLSGPGGGHLPAPTESDEMMAIDNVIGKVRVSAVQKIEEIIDDKPEESVAQIRTWMREGQD
- a CDS encoding flagellar hook-basal body complex protein, which produces MTKQSSIQGINANQNVMGASAGNLATQNADNVFGMNLLQTESVTGATGNSGVKTTQMMDTSQGTINSTGNNLDFTIQDGGAWVAVKYNGAIAYVPSVRGTINNLGEYVTQIGNNEYPVLGWPTLANGDIDTTKVQNKYDLSQLSPIQADKVATTASATTKADYILNLPANAPIATGNAAIDQAAGSVQKTPTSVIDSQGNQHTVSLVWTKTAANQWTVTSTCPDAQAINLGTNANPIANAGNAYSVVVNFNANGLVTGYTYNGVVNGPSMPNMYIQWTPTTTVPADSGITIGMGPVNTPGGLTQYGNSYAANKPNTDGVPYGNFNNVSIDNQGYIIAEFTNGAQIYVGKIPFAKFNNNQLTRGGGVFTANIQSGSPILVEAQTNGIGAVEFGTIQGSNIDQAQQLMSLVTAQLGVQMNSEALRMQFDADKALLSVARSS
- a CDS encoding FlgD immunoglobulin-like domain containing protein; protein product: MATTQAISKSAVPLDAKKKKREGKKLDMENIGFQLMIKQMMNQNPMNPQKPKDMSATFFQMNSTKNQTAQLEKMDKVIEKMDMMMGVQANNFKGQEIVAKGNQFVLPDLPKMAYEIPEGTKVAMIHVFNDKNDHVKTYIGESTPGKHDITFDGFNSNGAKLPEGNYKYVLETENVSGVAQSQKLGRFDLKNRSQNLMYELPQNVEKATLVMSNEEGRIVGAMNLDGPKGHLTSGRHEIPFEGLGQKGVPLPGGKYTFRVKAWDAENQEIQGETLVSGKVQWGEMKDKSPMLNLGNGLSVPLSDYRATRAISMLTEQP
- a CDS encoding flagellar hook-length control protein FliK, with product MLEIINLAQALMGQNQQASGAKGETFENSQDGEGLNFLDHFSETKKSIIEGQEGLVFAAMPTPLPYQQNINIYFEDIPESSSYQQILLTQEQANSLMPEELNLENLEINPESQSTIFKGISGEVKRVDEILSKKLEKFIPQDKNDDRSNQIASSEEALIDKNSLDFLAPEVQKIVKNNPTLTPNENQEGIEGVVRESEFPPTQNTNLEENSKNSSDVATSSTQDSSQHIQKNDKTAPFLSEFKSVQDKDIGKTAAQQDSISVQAHEGDTTFTGTLKADPSPTLSKPQVMDQIFTRLDFPMLKQKGDQKISIVLDPRELGRMDIELHMDGDKVNAVFKADQQALNFARNDADKLAQMLRDQGFNASSQNFQFQERPSQDAQYARLEKTYGSSFSLEEGTDGQPLKIPSMRYNVGVFGRSYDAVI
- a CDS encoding ABC transporter substrate-binding protein, coding for MKFRFLLTVLMLVTTPFLAKAEQTHATPEAFIQEIGDQVITLLTNKMIDTPQRAKVFRDIFETKFNVKSIGKFVLGRYWKQATPEQKEKFLQLFTDGIVNSYATRFQEYTSQKFEVTGSRKESDGGITVISEITPEQGQPIRVDWKLFEKNGELRIYDVLLDGISMSITQRSEYSAVIQQGGGKIDSLLKALEDKLVILE
- a CDS encoding VacJ family lipoprotein is translated as MKTHSKNGHAKFISVPFSKMMKEAQHDGPYSHKKGLSTLFLSIFLLISPAGKAEVSQWYYENGTVSQPTHSNEPRNPYPVFTSSSSDPRDPIEPFNRIMFFTNDLIDGLFLQPLSKMYNGAVPDFMKTRIRNVLTTLMHPVVFGNDLLQGDFEDAGITISRLVINATVGVGGLFEVAEDWGFPYQKKDLGQTFARWGIGEGFYFVIPILGPSTAREAVGRVGDAAMNPLTWTLEAPLAPIYGGSNVLEARADVEPLLEDLKANSVDYYAAIRTWYFERRKRVIEGYQDELLDTPTPDDEE